From a single Arachis hypogaea cultivar Tifrunner chromosome 3, arahy.Tifrunner.gnm2.J5K5, whole genome shotgun sequence genomic region:
- the LOC112790592 gene encoding uncharacterized protein isoform X2, with the protein MAKLKIGGTWAGVLEDVDLDSWTVPKLREEVARRSNCSPDSISLICAGKILKDDDATGGHGGNGNLAQVGVKNNSKILASRVSPQEGNLLRQEIMAEEERSRRLSRLRAAATALAERHADGSLPVEDFNIEVEDQSGKKVRLGSETDQRAVMMGLMLHAKGKRLIKQGNYKDALEVLSMGELIDNVPILQIDMVWCYFMIRDIRWLSDAGKRLEMARVGIERAHGKDSFRLRLLQGGRYPELALHLRLDLLEGVVTYHSGQLDKSRKALDSAKAKFNQLQVPDEALSFLMSMGYKERDAKRALRMNNQDVGSAIDFLAEETTKKLQKQEEDIRRRTEIREQKRYGMTPLKKAVDLERLKELVSIGFDKELAAEALRRNENDTQKALDDLTNPETNSALQVHIESRKRKRQKQATETQIEKVVHMGFERSRVVAAFEVGGTLEEVIQRLTALPEADHTAEAIQTAAPDGSASSSAPLPHNVSEMLEQINDVEDPLDLSKAEERDVEMEDELSAVIVKTDALADYDIEVNIEGEAITEYLALIEAAGSSGKMALSR; encoded by the exons ATGGCAAAACTGAAGATCGGAGGGACGTGGGCGGGGGTTCTGGAAGACGTGGACTTGGACAGTTGGACCGTACCAAAGCTGCGGGAAGAGGTGGCCAGGCGCTCCAACTGCTCCCCTGACTCCATCAGTCTCATATGCGCCGGCAAAATCCTAAAGGACGATGACGCCACCGGCGGACACGGAGGAAATGGAAACTTGGCTCAGGTGGGCGTTAAGAACAATTCCAAGATCCTCGCCTCTCGTGTCTCACCTCAGGAAGGCAATTTGCTCAGGCAGGAGATCATGGCCGAAGAAGAACGCTCTCGCAGGCTTTCCCGGCTCAG GGCAGCTGCAACTGCATTAGCGGAAAGACATGCAGATGGTTCACTACCTGTTGAAGATTTCAACATAGAAGTTGAGGATCAAAGTGGCAAGAAAGTACGTCTAGGTTCTGAGACTGATCAAAG GGCAGTAATGATGGGATTGATGCTTCATGCAAAGGGAAAACGTCTTATTAAACAGGGAAATTACAAAGATGCACTAGAAGTGCTTAGCATGGGAGAG CTTATTGACAATGTTCCAATTCTGCAAATAGACATGGTGTGGTGCTACTTTATGATACGAGACATCAGATGGCTCTCAGATGCAGGAAAGCGTCTTGAAATGGCTAGGGTGGGAATTGAACGTGCTCATGGGAAGGATTCTTTCCGCCTCAGACTATTACAAGGAGGGCGCTATCCAGAATTAGCATT ACATTTGAGACTGGACCTGCTTGAAGGGGTGGTCACATATCATAGTGGCCAGTTGGACAAATCAAGAAAAGCATTAGATTCTGCAAAAGCAAAATTTAACCAG CTGCAAGTCCCAGATGAAGCCTTATCATTTCTTATGAGCATGGGCTATAAAGAACGTGATGCAAAGAGAGCATTGCGAATGAACAATCAAGATGTGGGAAGTGCCATTGATTTCCTTGCTGAGGAGACAACGAAGAAATTGCAGAAACAGGAGGAAGATATCCGGAGAAGAACTGAAATTAG GGAGCAAAAGCGGTATGGGATGACACCGTTGAAGAAAGCTGTTGATCTAGAGAGATTGAAGGAATTGGTCTCTATTGG GTTTGACAAGGAGCTCGCTGCTGAAGCCCTTCGAAGAAATGAAAATGACACTCAGAAGGCATTGGATGATTTGACAAATCCAGAAACTAATTCCGCTTTGCag GTTCATATTGAGTCGAGGAAAAGGAAGAGACAGAAACAAGCAACGGAAACTCAAATTGAAAAAGTTGTACACATGGGTTTTGAAAGATCAAGAG TGGTTGCTGCCTTCGAGGTCGGTGGCACTTTAGAAGAAGTAATCCAAAGACTGACGGCACTGCCTGAGGCTGACCATACGGCTGAAGCAATTCAAACTGCTGCTCCTGATGGCAGTGCAAGTTCATCTGCGCCTTTACCACATAACGTTTCTGAAATGCTAGAGCAAATTAATGATGTGGAAGATCCGTTGGATCTCAGCAAAGCAGAAGAGCGAGATGTGGAGATGGAAGACGAGCTATCTGCAGTTATAGTGAAGACTGATGCACTGGCTGACTATGACATTGAAGTGAACATAGAAGGAGAAGCCATAACCGAGTACTTGGCTCTGATAGAGGCTGCAGGCAGCTCTGGAAAAATGGCTCTTTCCCGGtaa
- the LOC112790592 gene encoding uncharacterized protein isoform X1: protein MAKLKIGGTWAGVLEDVDLDSWTVPKLREEVARRSNCSPDSISLICAGKILKDDDATGGHGGNGNLAQVGVKNNSKILASRVSPQEGNLLRQEIMAEEERSRRLSRLRAAATALAERHADGSLPVEDFNIEVEDQSGKKVRLGSETDQRAVMMGLMLHAKGKRLIKQGNYKDALEVLSMGEESFSLCDPKVIELIDNVPILQIDMVWCYFMIRDIRWLSDAGKRLEMARVGIERAHGKDSFRLRLLQGGRYPELALHLRLDLLEGVVTYHSGQLDKSRKALDSAKAKFNQLQVPDEALSFLMSMGYKERDAKRALRMNNQDVGSAIDFLAEETTKKLQKQEEDIRRRTEIREQKRYGMTPLKKAVDLERLKELVSIGFDKELAAEALRRNENDTQKALDDLTNPETNSALQVHIESRKRKRQKQATETQIEKVVHMGFERSRVVAAFEVGGTLEEVIQRLTALPEADHTAEAIQTAAPDGSASSSAPLPHNVSEMLEQINDVEDPLDLSKAEERDVEMEDELSAVIVKTDALADYDIEVNIEGEAITEYLALIEAAGSSGKMALSR from the exons ATGGCAAAACTGAAGATCGGAGGGACGTGGGCGGGGGTTCTGGAAGACGTGGACTTGGACAGTTGGACCGTACCAAAGCTGCGGGAAGAGGTGGCCAGGCGCTCCAACTGCTCCCCTGACTCCATCAGTCTCATATGCGCCGGCAAAATCCTAAAGGACGATGACGCCACCGGCGGACACGGAGGAAATGGAAACTTGGCTCAGGTGGGCGTTAAGAACAATTCCAAGATCCTCGCCTCTCGTGTCTCACCTCAGGAAGGCAATTTGCTCAGGCAGGAGATCATGGCCGAAGAAGAACGCTCTCGCAGGCTTTCCCGGCTCAG GGCAGCTGCAACTGCATTAGCGGAAAGACATGCAGATGGTTCACTACCTGTTGAAGATTTCAACATAGAAGTTGAGGATCAAAGTGGCAAGAAAGTACGTCTAGGTTCTGAGACTGATCAAAG GGCAGTAATGATGGGATTGATGCTTCATGCAAAGGGAAAACGTCTTATTAAACAGGGAAATTACAAAGATGCACTAGAAGTGCTTAGCATGGGAGAG GAGTCATTCTCACTTTGTGATCCAAAAGTTATTGAG CTTATTGACAATGTTCCAATTCTGCAAATAGACATGGTGTGGTGCTACTTTATGATACGAGACATCAGATGGCTCTCAGATGCAGGAAAGCGTCTTGAAATGGCTAGGGTGGGAATTGAACGTGCTCATGGGAAGGATTCTTTCCGCCTCAGACTATTACAAGGAGGGCGCTATCCAGAATTAGCATT ACATTTGAGACTGGACCTGCTTGAAGGGGTGGTCACATATCATAGTGGCCAGTTGGACAAATCAAGAAAAGCATTAGATTCTGCAAAAGCAAAATTTAACCAG CTGCAAGTCCCAGATGAAGCCTTATCATTTCTTATGAGCATGGGCTATAAAGAACGTGATGCAAAGAGAGCATTGCGAATGAACAATCAAGATGTGGGAAGTGCCATTGATTTCCTTGCTGAGGAGACAACGAAGAAATTGCAGAAACAGGAGGAAGATATCCGGAGAAGAACTGAAATTAG GGAGCAAAAGCGGTATGGGATGACACCGTTGAAGAAAGCTGTTGATCTAGAGAGATTGAAGGAATTGGTCTCTATTGG GTTTGACAAGGAGCTCGCTGCTGAAGCCCTTCGAAGAAATGAAAATGACACTCAGAAGGCATTGGATGATTTGACAAATCCAGAAACTAATTCCGCTTTGCag GTTCATATTGAGTCGAGGAAAAGGAAGAGACAGAAACAAGCAACGGAAACTCAAATTGAAAAAGTTGTACACATGGGTTTTGAAAGATCAAGAG TGGTTGCTGCCTTCGAGGTCGGTGGCACTTTAGAAGAAGTAATCCAAAGACTGACGGCACTGCCTGAGGCTGACCATACGGCTGAAGCAATTCAAACTGCTGCTCCTGATGGCAGTGCAAGTTCATCTGCGCCTTTACCACATAACGTTTCTGAAATGCTAGAGCAAATTAATGATGTGGAAGATCCGTTGGATCTCAGCAAAGCAGAAGAGCGAGATGTGGAGATGGAAGACGAGCTATCTGCAGTTATAGTGAAGACTGATGCACTGGCTGACTATGACATTGAAGTGAACATAGAAGGAGAAGCCATAACCGAGTACTTGGCTCTGATAGAGGCTGCAGGCAGCTCTGGAAAAATGGCTCTTTCCCGGtaa